The following proteins are encoded in a genomic region of Sorangiineae bacterium MSr12523:
- a CDS encoding phosphomannomutase/phosphoglucomutase: MSFASLRHIFREYDIRGVADRDLTDALANALGRGIGTMLAKPNVEGGRTRLAVGRDCRLSSPRLHAALVAGLTQVGIDVVDIGVVPTPLLYFAVHHLGTDGGIQITGSHNPGEDNGFKIMKGKASFFGPDIVNLFNLIEEKRFAPDAKGSHQVVDVLPAYIEAVKERIKLPPRPLPFVVDAGNGAGGPTALAVMKALGLSPDALYCEMDGNFPNHHPDPTVLDNVAELIDRVKKTGARVGIAYDGDADRLGAIDANGDVIWGDKLMILFSRALLKEHPGAAILGEVKCSQTLYDDIAAHGGKPVLWKTGHSLIKTKMKETGALLAGEMSGHLFFADRYFGFDDAIYASLRLLEILANDGRSLGEMLADVPTTFSTPELRVDCPDAIKFDVVRAVTEHYKKSGREVIDIDGARIQFGQPGKPAWGLVRASNTGPVLVMRFEATTAEERDRIRAEVEAAVLEARRTTAP; this comes from the coding sequence ATGAGTTTCGCTTCCCTGCGCCACATTTTTCGCGAGTACGACATCCGGGGGGTCGCCGATCGGGATTTGACGGATGCCCTGGCCAATGCCCTCGGCCGCGGTATCGGGACGATGCTGGCCAAGCCCAACGTGGAGGGCGGGCGCACGCGATTGGCCGTCGGTCGCGACTGTCGACTGTCGAGCCCGCGGCTGCACGCCGCGCTCGTCGCCGGGCTCACGCAGGTCGGGATCGACGTCGTCGACATCGGCGTCGTGCCCACGCCGCTCCTGTACTTCGCCGTGCACCACCTTGGCACCGATGGCGGCATCCAGATCACGGGAAGCCACAACCCGGGCGAGGACAATGGCTTCAAGATCATGAAGGGCAAGGCCAGCTTCTTCGGCCCGGACATCGTGAATCTCTTCAACCTCATCGAAGAGAAGCGCTTTGCCCCGGACGCCAAGGGCTCGCACCAGGTCGTGGACGTGCTCCCCGCGTACATCGAGGCGGTGAAGGAACGCATCAAGCTTCCCCCGCGCCCTCTGCCCTTCGTCGTCGATGCCGGAAACGGTGCCGGTGGCCCCACGGCGCTTGCCGTCATGAAAGCACTCGGCCTCTCGCCCGATGCGCTTTACTGCGAAATGGACGGGAATTTCCCCAACCACCACCCCGATCCCACGGTGCTCGACAACGTCGCCGAGCTCATCGATCGCGTGAAGAAGACCGGCGCGCGGGTGGGCATCGCCTACGACGGCGACGCGGATCGACTCGGCGCCATCGACGCCAACGGTGACGTGATCTGGGGCGACAAGCTCATGATCCTCTTCTCGCGCGCCCTGCTGAAGGAGCACCCCGGTGCGGCGATCCTGGGCGAGGTGAAATGCTCGCAGACCCTGTACGACGACATCGCGGCGCACGGTGGGAAGCCCGTCTTGTGGAAGACGGGGCACTCGCTCATCAAGACCAAGATGAAGGAAACGGGCGCGCTCCTCGCCGGTGAAATGAGCGGGCACCTGTTCTTCGCCGACCGCTATTTCGGCTTCGACGATGCCATCTACGCGTCGCTGCGTTTGCTGGAGATCCTGGCCAACGACGGGCGCTCCCTCGGCGAGATGCTTGCCGACGTGCCCACCACGTTCTCGACGCCGGAGTTGCGGGTCGACTGCCCCGATGCCATCAAGTTCGACGTCGTGCGCGCGGTCACGGAGCACTACAAAAAGAGCGGGCGCGAGGTCATCGACATCGATGGCGCGCGCATTCAATTCGGTCAACCGGGCAAGCCCGCGTGGGGTCTCGTGCGCGCGTCCAACACGGGTCCCGTGCTGGTGATGCGCTTCGAGGCAACCACCGCCGAAGAGCGCGATCGCATCCGCGCGGAAGTCGAAGCTGCCGTGCTCGAGGCGCGCCGCACGACGGCCCCGTGA
- the prmC gene encoding peptide chain release factor N(5)-glutamine methyltransferase has product MKETWTIEAVVRWATDDFRARGIESPRLDAEVLLAFALNTDRVRLIVDARRPLEADELGRFRELVKRRRKHEPVAFLRGEREFYGRPFRVDARVLIPRPDTEVLVQVALERSRHVSMCMRALDLCTGSGCVAISLGRERPTGYVIASDISEGALAVARDNAQRLGAYNVGWASGDLFGALREGQRFDVVTANPPYIPSEEIATLAEDIRSFEPRLALDGGPDGLDLLRRIVEEAPAFLVEGGVLAVEVGAGEAPDIAQLFEQRGFQDVKIARDYGGIERVVSGAWPAGMRVLP; this is encoded by the coding sequence GTGAAAGAAACCTGGACCATCGAGGCCGTCGTCCGCTGGGCGACCGACGACTTTCGCGCGCGCGGCATCGAATCGCCGCGCCTCGACGCGGAGGTGTTGCTCGCGTTCGCGCTGAACACGGACCGCGTGCGCCTCATCGTCGATGCACGCCGCCCGCTCGAGGCGGACGAGCTCGGGCGCTTTCGCGAGCTGGTGAAACGGCGGCGAAAGCACGAGCCGGTCGCCTTTTTGCGCGGCGAGCGCGAATTCTACGGTCGCCCCTTTCGCGTCGACGCGCGCGTGCTCATCCCGCGCCCCGACACGGAGGTGCTCGTCCAAGTCGCCCTCGAGCGCTCGCGCCACGTTTCCATGTGCATGCGCGCGCTCGACCTGTGCACGGGCAGCGGGTGCGTGGCCATCTCCTTGGGCCGCGAGCGCCCGACGGGCTACGTCATCGCGAGCGACATCAGCGAGGGCGCGCTGGCGGTGGCGCGCGACAATGCGCAGCGCCTTGGCGCGTACAACGTTGGCTGGGCCTCGGGCGATCTGTTCGGCGCCCTGCGCGAAGGGCAGCGGTTCGATGTGGTCACAGCGAACCCCCCGTACATCCCGAGCGAGGAGATCGCGACCTTGGCGGAGGACATCCGCAGCTTCGAGCCGCGCCTCGCCCTCGATGGCGGACCGGACGGGCTGGATCTCCTCCGCCGCATCGTCGAGGAAGCGCCCGCTTTCTTGGTCGAAGGCGGTGTGCTTGCCGTCGAGGTGGGGGCAGGCGAGGCGCCCGACATCGCACAGCTCTTCGAACAGCGTGGCTTCCAGGATGTGAAAATAGCCCGCGATTACGGAGGGATCGAGCGCGTCGTGTCCGGCGCATGGCCGGCCGGAATGCGCGTGCTACCGTAG
- a CDS encoding metallophosphoesterase, with product MVRTLVFSAFLFGITACTHSLLAMWAMRVSPWLAARRRWVWAVVACLVVITPAARMMQSAWHGSKSQQLFAAGMIEASAVALSMIPLFLIHIGLDLSFGLRKRWGKKEEASAPQEEEPEGLTRRQVIEGVGGAAVLAGTGTALGWGIVRGRHAFEIEEVPVRIAGLPRALDGYTIAQISDIHVGLFVGDRELAEGFERVLQTKPDLIVATGDLVDHDEHYIPQMARALASLRGHTRDGVTAILGNHDYYTGAQDVLAGLHAAGVRTLVNEGLVLRGRDQGGFSLLGVADVFASGAREEPPSLERALAMVPPDRPRILLAHQPQYFPTARGRVALQLSGHTHGGQINPGFRPASLFMHYLAGRYEEEGSTLWVNRGFGVAGPPSRVGAPPEVTKIILVSA from the coding sequence ATGGTTCGCACGCTCGTATTTTCGGCGTTTCTGTTCGGCATCACGGCGTGCACCCATTCGTTGCTCGCGATGTGGGCCATGCGTGTATCCCCCTGGCTCGCCGCACGGCGTCGCTGGGTTTGGGCCGTCGTGGCATGCCTCGTGGTCATCACGCCGGCCGCGCGGATGATGCAATCGGCATGGCACGGCAGCAAGAGCCAGCAGCTGTTTGCCGCGGGCATGATCGAAGCGTCGGCCGTGGCGCTGAGCATGATCCCGCTGTTTCTGATCCACATCGGGCTGGATCTGAGCTTCGGCTTGCGCAAGCGTTGGGGGAAGAAGGAAGAGGCTTCGGCCCCCCAGGAAGAGGAGCCCGAGGGCCTGACCCGGCGGCAGGTGATCGAGGGCGTGGGCGGTGCGGCGGTGTTGGCCGGGACCGGAACGGCGCTCGGTTGGGGCATCGTCCGCGGGCGGCATGCCTTCGAGATCGAGGAAGTGCCGGTGCGCATCGCAGGGCTTCCGCGCGCGCTCGACGGCTACACCATCGCGCAGATCTCCGACATTCACGTCGGCCTGTTCGTCGGCGATCGCGAGCTTGCGGAAGGCTTCGAGCGCGTGCTGCAGACGAAGCCCGATCTCATCGTGGCCACGGGCGACCTGGTCGATCACGACGAGCACTACATCCCGCAGATGGCGAGGGCGCTCGCCTCGCTCCGCGGCCACACGCGCGATGGCGTGACCGCCATCCTCGGCAACCACGATTACTATACGGGCGCGCAGGACGTCCTCGCGGGCCTGCATGCCGCCGGCGTTCGCACCTTGGTCAACGAGGGGCTCGTCCTGCGCGGGCGCGATCAGGGCGGCTTCTCGCTGCTCGGCGTGGCGGACGTCTTCGCCTCGGGCGCCCGCGAGGAGCCGCCGTCGCTCGAGCGCGCGCTCGCGATGGTCCCGCCCGATCGACCGCGCATCCTGCTCGCGCACCAACCCCAGTATTTCCCCACCGCCCGCGGTCGCGTTGCGCTTCAGCTATCGGGCCACACGCACGGCGGGCAGATCAACCCGGGCTTCCGCCCCGCCTCGCTCTTCATGCACTACCTCGCCGGTCGGTACGAGGAAGAGGGCTCCACGTTGTGGGTCAATCGCGGATTCGGCGTCGCCGGCCCGCCCTCGCGTGTGGGCGCGCCCCCCGAAGTCACGAAGATCATCCTCGTCTCCGCATAG
- a CDS encoding glycosyltransferase family 39 protein, translated as MNEPKRFSWAKFPESIGWRDHAVGAALFVAYVIWLLITARSLGFPRDESFYFHAGQSYARWFDQLVAHPKAAMERGAIDGAWGYNHEHPSLMKSLFGISWLVLHQKWKIIADASTAFRLPGMATGGLSLWVTYLFGARVYSRRAGLMAAVLLALMPHIFFHAHLACFDMPIAAMWILSVYVYYRSVQEKTLGWALAAGIVYGLTLETKHNAWILPAVFVPHTLVVYGRAFFGDKGEKREKLRLPMELISIAIVGPFVFYALWPWLWSDTANRIREYVEFHVHHEYYNIEYLGKNYFGPPSPPSYAPVMILATVPSITLLLFGLGAGERLAALWKRLREKLLGTSDEPDLLLLLAFAAPLAVFFLPKTPIFGGTKHWMPAYPLLAIFAGRGFDLVADALGRAVSALPGALAKRQRELTWALGALCIAAPLAITVHSHPFGLSAYVPLVGGTAGGADLGLNRQFWGFTTQSVAPYLQANAPRGASVFIHDTTGDAWARMLDEGRMRRDLRATWSPGDAMFSLVQHELHMNEVDHQIWVVYGSTAPAYVLTHDGVPIVSVYRRK; from the coding sequence ATGAATGAGCCGAAACGGTTTTCCTGGGCGAAATTCCCCGAGAGCATCGGCTGGCGCGATCACGCGGTCGGGGCGGCGTTGTTCGTCGCGTACGTGATCTGGCTGCTGATCACCGCACGCTCCCTCGGCTTTCCGCGCGACGAGAGCTTCTACTTCCACGCCGGCCAGAGCTACGCGCGCTGGTTCGATCAGCTGGTCGCGCACCCCAAGGCCGCCATGGAGCGCGGGGCCATCGACGGAGCCTGGGGCTACAACCACGAGCACCCGTCGCTCATGAAGAGCCTCTTCGGGATCTCGTGGCTGGTGCTCCACCAAAAGTGGAAGATCATCGCCGACGCCAGCACGGCGTTCCGTCTGCCCGGCATGGCCACGGGCGGGCTTTCTCTCTGGGTGACGTACCTGTTCGGCGCGCGCGTGTATTCGCGTCGTGCGGGGCTGATGGCGGCGGTGCTTTTGGCACTCATGCCGCATATCTTCTTTCACGCGCACCTGGCCTGCTTCGATATGCCCATTGCGGCGATGTGGATTCTCTCGGTTTATGTGTATTACCGATCCGTTCAGGAGAAGACGCTGGGGTGGGCACTGGCCGCGGGCATCGTCTACGGATTGACCCTGGAGACGAAGCACAATGCCTGGATTTTGCCGGCCGTGTTCGTCCCGCACACCCTGGTGGTGTACGGACGCGCGTTCTTCGGGGACAAAGGTGAGAAGCGCGAAAAGTTGCGTCTGCCGATGGAGCTCATTTCGATCGCCATCGTGGGGCCATTCGTCTTTTACGCACTATGGCCTTGGCTGTGGAGCGATACGGCCAATCGCATTCGCGAATACGTCGAATTCCACGTTCATCACGAATATTACAATATCGAATACCTCGGTAAGAATTACTTCGGGCCGCCGTCGCCGCCGAGTTATGCCCCCGTGATGATCTTGGCCACGGTGCCGAGCATCACGTTGCTCTTGTTCGGCCTCGGCGCAGGCGAGCGGCTGGCGGCGCTTTGGAAGCGGCTCCGGGAAAAGCTGCTCGGCACCTCGGACGAGCCCGATTTGCTGCTCCTGCTCGCGTTCGCGGCGCCGCTGGCCGTGTTCTTCCTGCCGAAGACGCCCATTTTCGGCGGGACGAAGCATTGGATGCCCGCGTACCCGCTTTTGGCGATTTTCGCCGGGCGTGGATTCGACCTGGTGGCCGACGCGTTGGGGCGTGCGGTCTCGGCCTTGCCGGGTGCCCTCGCCAAACGGCAGCGCGAGCTCACGTGGGCGCTCGGCGCGCTTTGCATCGCGGCGCCGTTGGCCATCACGGTGCACTCGCATCCGTTCGGGCTGTCGGCGTACGTCCCGCTGGTCGGTGGCACCGCCGGCGGAGCCGATTTGGGGCTCAATCGCCAATTTTGGGGCTTCACCACCCAGAGCGTTGCGCCGTACCTGCAGGCCAATGCGCCGCGGGGCGCGAGCGTCTTCATCCACGACACGACGGGCGATGCCTGGGCGCGCATGCTCGACGAAGGGCGCATGCGCCGCGATCTGCGCGCGACCTGGAGCCCCGGCGATGCCATGTTTTCCCTGGTGCAGCACGAGCTGCACATGAACGAGGTCGACCATCAGATCTGGGTCGTCTACGGCAGCACGGCGCCGGCCTATGTTCTGACCCACGACGGAGTTCCCATCGTGAGCGTCTATCGACGCAAGTGA
- a CDS encoding UvrD-helicase domain-containing protein yields MSSVDVELNTPQAEAVAHVNGPLLVFAGAGSGKTRVITYRVANLIAREGVAPYRILAVTFTNKAAGEMKHRLEGLAGADVVRDLWVGTFHATCARLLRRHGEAIGLQRNFLIYDTQDQKAVVTRALRELDLDERRYPPRSVLYQIHKEKQEGRGPDEMTAESYVDDAVIKVFRRYEAHMREANAVDFEDLIGHMVRLLERETEGDAIRRRFTHVLVDEFQDTNAMQYRLVRALVRDHQNVCVVGDDDQSIYRWRGADVRNIRYFRRDFPGATVVKLEQNYRSTGHIVRGALGVIAPSPHREPKELWTENEDGPPIEVLGCADERDEAAFVTRRILDAREQGTSLGEMAVFYRVHAQSRVLEEALRAANLPYQIVGGTKFYERAEVKDALAYLRLLINPRSDVDMLRIINTPARGIGTTTIDRLVAFAGSRSESLNDALECIDEARDIAAAAQKRLGGLRNLLAELRARTATDSPSDVLLETLERTGYREALRADNTAEADARLENLAELVGTIRDYETEAIAAGEKPTLEGFLERVSLQADIDAMRDEPRVTLMTVHGAKGLEFQHVFLTGMEEDMFPYKSMEDRGDEDMEEERRLAYVAITRARRHLLITHTSARQIFGKTRWGAPSRFIANLPREGVVHKQTRGAKSTPQRFIDRPDRDLQPMPWSRRTSGLAPASSGGGPARPAPSAPPGQRYVDREFFQDDHGGGESAAPIRRGSRVHHQRFGEGEVRSVVNAGEPAVIAFFPGWGEKKVLARFLRPA; encoded by the coding sequence GTGTCCTCTGTCGATGTCGAACTCAACACGCCGCAAGCCGAGGCCGTCGCCCACGTAAACGGGCCGCTCCTCGTCTTTGCAGGCGCCGGAAGCGGAAAAACGAGGGTCATCACCTACCGCGTGGCCAACCTCATCGCCCGCGAAGGCGTCGCGCCCTACCGCATCCTCGCGGTCACCTTCACCAACAAGGCCGCCGGTGAGATGAAGCACCGCCTCGAAGGCCTGGCCGGTGCCGACGTGGTGCGCGATCTCTGGGTCGGCACCTTCCACGCGACGTGCGCGCGCCTGCTCCGGCGTCATGGCGAGGCCATCGGCCTGCAGCGCAACTTTCTCATTTACGACACGCAGGACCAAAAGGCCGTCGTCACGCGCGCCCTGCGCGAGCTCGATCTCGACGAGCGCCGCTACCCTCCGCGCAGCGTCCTCTACCAGATCCACAAGGAAAAGCAGGAAGGCCGCGGCCCCGACGAGATGACCGCCGAGTCGTACGTCGACGATGCCGTCATCAAGGTCTTTCGCCGCTACGAAGCGCACATGCGCGAGGCCAACGCGGTCGACTTCGAGGACCTCATCGGCCACATGGTCCGCCTGCTCGAGCGCGAGACCGAGGGCGATGCCATCCGCCGCCGTTTCACGCACGTGTTGGTCGACGAGTTCCAAGATACCAACGCCATGCAGTACCGCCTGGTGCGTGCGCTCGTGCGCGATCACCAGAACGTGTGCGTCGTTGGCGACGACGACCAGTCGATTTACCGCTGGCGCGGCGCCGACGTGCGCAACATCCGCTACTTCCGTCGCGATTTCCCCGGCGCCACCGTGGTCAAACTCGAGCAGAACTACCGCTCGACGGGTCACATCGTGCGCGGGGCGCTCGGCGTCATCGCCCCTTCGCCCCACCGCGAGCCGAAGGAGCTGTGGACCGAGAACGAAGATGGCCCGCCCATCGAGGTTCTCGGCTGCGCGGACGAACGCGACGAAGCCGCCTTCGTCACCCGCCGCATTCTCGACGCGCGCGAGCAGGGCACGAGCCTGGGCGAGATGGCCGTGTTCTACCGCGTGCACGCGCAGTCGCGCGTCTTGGAAGAAGCGCTTCGCGCGGCGAACCTTCCGTACCAGATCGTGGGCGGCACGAAGTTCTACGAGCGTGCGGAAGTCAAAGATGCCCTCGCGTACTTGCGCCTCTTGATCAACCCGCGCAGCGACGTCGACATGCTGCGCATCATCAACACGCCGGCGCGCGGTATCGGCACCACGACCATCGACCGCCTGGTGGCCTTTGCAGGCTCGCGCTCGGAGTCGCTGAACGATGCCCTGGAGTGCATCGACGAGGCGCGCGACATCGCTGCAGCTGCGCAAAAACGGCTCGGGGGCCTGCGCAACCTGCTCGCCGAGCTGCGTGCGCGCACGGCCACGGATTCGCCGAGCGACGTGCTGCTCGAGACCCTCGAGCGCACCGGTTACCGCGAGGCCCTGCGCGCCGACAACACCGCGGAGGCCGATGCGCGCCTGGAGAACCTCGCGGAGCTCGTGGGCACGATCCGCGACTACGAGACGGAGGCGATTGCTGCGGGCGAAAAGCCCACGCTCGAGGGCTTCCTCGAGCGCGTGTCGCTGCAGGCCGACATCGATGCCATGCGCGACGAGCCACGCGTCACGTTGATGACCGTGCACGGTGCGAAGGGCCTCGAGTTCCAGCACGTCTTTCTCACGGGCATGGAAGAGGACATGTTCCCGTACAAGAGCATGGAGGACCGCGGCGACGAGGACATGGAGGAAGAGCGCCGCCTCGCCTACGTGGCCATCACGCGTGCGCGGCGCCATCTGCTCATCACGCACACGTCGGCCCGGCAGATTTTCGGCAAGACGCGCTGGGGCGCCCCGAGCCGTTTCATCGCCAATTTGCCGCGCGAAGGCGTGGTCCACAAGCAGACGCGCGGGGCGAAGAGCACCCCGCAGCGCTTCATCGATCGCCCGGATCGGGACCTTCAGCCTATGCCGTGGTCACGCCGCACCAGCGGTCTTGCACCGGCTTCATCGGGAGGGGGCCCGGCCCGCCCCGCCCCGAGCGCGCCGCCTGGACAGCGCTACGTCGACCGCGAGTTCTTCCAAGACGACCACGGCGGCGGCGAGAGCGCGGCGCCCATTCGCCGCGGCTCGCGCGTGCACCATCAGCGCTTCGGCGAAGGGGAAGTACGCAGCGTGGTCAACGCCGGCGAGCCCGCGGTCATCGCGTTTTTCCCGGGCTGGGGCGAGAAAAAGGTGCTCGCGCGCTTCCTGCGCCCGGCCTAG